The sequence below is a genomic window from Corallococcus silvisoli.
CGCGAAGACGGCCAGGCGCGGGCTCGTGGAGCTCGCGAACGACGGGCTCCTCTTTCTCGACGAGGTGGGTGAGCTGCCGCTCGCGCTCCAGGCCAAGCTGCTCACGTTCCTCGACAAGGGGGCCTTCCGGCGGCTCGGTGGGATGACGGAGCTCACGAGCACCGCCCGCATCGTGGCGGCCACCAACAAGGACCTCGAAGCGGAGGTCGCCGCCGGGCGCTTTCGCGAGGACCTCCTCTTCCGGCTGAGCGTGTTCCGGGTGGACGTGCCCCCCTTGCGTGAGCGCCGTGAGGACGTGCTGCCGCTCGCACGGACGCTCGTGCAGGAGCTCAGCTCGGAGCTCGGCCGGCGCCCGGTCCCCTTCTCACCCGCCGCGGAGGAGCGCCTGCTGAGCTATCCCTTCCCCGGCAACGTCCGGGAGCTGCGCAACGTGCTCGAGCGGGCGCTCGTGCTCGAGGGCGGGCCCACGCTCGAGCTCCAGGCGCTCGCCAAGGGGGGCGGCGCGCAGGCCCCGATCGACCCCAACGCGTTCTTCGTGTCGGGCCCACCCCGGCCGCTCGATGAAGTGGAGCGGCTCTACGTCCGGCACGTGCTCGAGCAGCTCGGAGGCAGGCGCGTGGAGGCGGCCCGCGCACTGGGTCTGTCCTACCCGACCTTCCTCCGCCGCATGGAGGAGAGCCCGCCCTCGGAGTGAAGGAATTTAAAATTCGTTCATCGCCCGGACCGACGGATTCACGTTTCTTTCATCGCCCGGTCTGGAAGCGCCACGCCCCCGACGGAAGGGGCCCGGGGCGGTCTGGCACAACGCTTGCGTAGCCCCCTGTCACGTCGAGCCCCGGTTGCGGCCCGGCGGATGACAGGGAGCGCGTGCAATGACTTCGGATGTAAAGGCTGCAGAGGCGAAGCCGTCGTTGAAGGCGATCCTCGCTTCGGATTTGCCAGCTTCGCTGGTGGTGTTCCTGGTGGCCCTGCCCCTCTGCATGGGCATCGCGCTCGCCTCTGGAGCGCCCATCATGGCGGGACTCATTGCCGGCGTCGTGGGAGGCCTGGTGGTGGGCTTCCTGGGCGGCGTGCCGCTGCTCGTGAGCGGCCCCGCGGCGGGCCTCGCGGTGATGGTCTTCGGCTTCATCCAGCAGCTGGGCTTCGCCGTGACGTGCGCGGCGGTGGCGGCGGCGGGACTCGTGCAGGTGGCGCTCGGCGGCCTGAAGGTCGCGCGCTCGGCGCTGGCCATCTCGCCGGCCGTGATCCACGGGATGCTCGCGGGTATCGGCATCCTCATCGTGCTGGGGCAGGTGCACATCGTTCTCGGTGGCTCTCCGCAGAGCAATGCCTGGAACAACCTGCGTGAGCTGCCCGGGCAGATCCTCAACCTTCATGGAGCGGCCACGCTGCTGGGCCTGCTGACGCTGGGAGTCCTCATCGCGTGGGGGTTCCTGCCGAACGGGCGGCTGAAGAAGGTCCCGGGGCCGCTGGTGGCGGTCGTGGGCGGGACCGTGGTCGCGGCGGTGATGAACGCGGACGTGGCGCGGGTGCAGCTGGCGGCGGATGCGCTGGCGGCCATCAAGCTGCCGTCCCTTCCGGAGGGCTCCATGTGGGGCGCCTTCTTCGTCGCCGTGTTCTCCCTCGCCCTCGTGGCGAGCGCCGAATCGCTCCTGAGCGCGGTGGCGACCGACAAGCTCCACACGGGCCCGCGGGCGAACCTGGACCGCGAGCTGCTCGCGCAGGGCGTGGCGAACACCGTCTCCGGTCTGCTCGGCGGCCTGCCCATCACCGGCGTCATCGTGCGCAGCGCGGCGAACATCAACGCCGGCGCGAAGACGCGCTGGTCGGCGGTGCTCCATGCGGTGTGGATGCTCGCCTTCATCACCCTGCTGGGGCGCCTGGCGGCGTACGTGCCCCTGACGGTGCTCGCCGGCCTGCTCGTGCACGTGGGCATGAAGCTCGTGAACCTGGCCCACATCCGGGAGCTGCGGCACCGCGGTGAGCTGCCCGTGTACCTCATCACCGTGTTCGGCGTCGTGGGCATCAACCTGCTCGCGGGCATCGGTCTGGGACTCGGCGCGGCCATCCTCCGGCTCCTGTGGCAGCTGGGCCAGGTGCGCGTGGAGATCCGCGCCGCCAATGGCATTCATCAGGTCTGCATCAGCGGAGCGCTGACGTTCGTCGGGGTGCCGAAGCTGTCGACGGCGCTCGCGAAGGTCCCCGCGGGCTCCCGGGTGGAGGTGGACGTGGCGGTGAACACGCTCGACCACTCCGGCTTCGAGGCGCTCGAGAGCTGGGCGGACACGTATCGCAAGACGGGCGGCACCGTGACCATGGAGCCGCTCGAGGACGTCTGGACCCGGCGCAGCGCGCGTGCGGGCCCGGCGCCGGGCTCCGCGGCGCCAACCCCTTCCTCCCCCGTTCATCACGTTTCGACTCTCTCTCCCGGAGGTGTGCAGTGAAGAAGCTCATCAGAGGCCTGCTCGATTTCCAGCGTCACACGCTGCCCTCGTACCGCGCGACCTTCGCGAGGCTCGCGAAGGGGCAATCCCCTGACTGCCTCTTCATCAGCTGCTCGGACAGCCGCGTGGTGCCGAACCTGCTCGTCTCCACGGACCCGGGCGACCTCTTCACCGTGCGCAACGTGGGAAACCTGGTCCCGTCGGCCACGCCCGGCGGTCAGCCCTCGGCGGACCGCGGAGAGGCGGCGGCCATCGAGTTCTCCCTGGGCTTCCTGCCCATCGAGGACGTCGTGGTCTGCGGCCACTCGGGCTGCGGCGCGATGAAGGCCATCCTGGCCGGCGGCGCCGTGGACGGCGCTCCGAACCTCGAGAAGTGGCTCGCGCACGGAGCGCCCTCGCTCAAGAAGCTGCGTGAGAACAACTCCCAGGTGGGCGAGGGGCTGCCCGACGCGGATCGCCTCTCCCAGCTGAACGTCCTCGAGCAGCTCGAGCACCTGAAGACCTACCCCATCGTGCGCGACCGGCTCGCGGCGGGGACGCTGCGGCTGCACGGCTGGTGGTTCGACATCGGGGCGGCGCAGGTCCACGCCTACCGGGCGGACCTCGGCCGCTTCGTGCCCATCGACGAGACCGAGGGCGACCGCCTCCTGATGACGCTGTCCGACGAGCAGTCCGCGCTCCGCGCCGTCCAGTAAGGCGGCATCGAGGCAGGCAACGTCGAGCCTCGGCGAGCCCGCGTGCAGCGGGGGTCGCCGGGGCTTCGCTTCAACCCCTTGCCAGCCACCTTTCGCCCTCGGCGGCAGGGGCTGGCAAGGCGGCGAGCCGCTTCAGGGGCCCAGTGCCGTGATCGCCACGAAGCGCTGGACCTCCTCGGGCTCCGTTGCATGGAAGGTGATGGGAATGACGCAGCCTCGCGTCATCACGGCTTGCTCATGGACGCCTCATTCGTCCGGCACTGCCTCGTGGTCTAGAGTACGGACCCATGCGTTGGCGCTGGCTGTTCATGTCCCTGGTACTTGGAGTCACCGGATGTGCCCATCCGGGCATCCCGACCCTGCCCGCGAGCCATGGGCATCTGATGTCCGTGATGGAGGACTTCCAGTCGAAGAGGGGCCTCCCGTCGACAGGGCTCTGGGACCTGTCGATGGGGGACGAGGCCCCGCCCGGGCCGCCGCCCAAACTGGATCCAGCGCAGGCGCCTCGCGTCTTCGAGGAGGCGGTCAAGACGCTGCGTGGTACCCCCGGAGAGGATGCCGTCCTCCGCGCATTCCAGGACGTCTCGGCCGCGTGCGCCGCGGAGCTCGCCGAAGCTTGCACGTTCGCGTCCGGGGCGCTCACCCGTCCGGAGCCGATCTCTCCGGCGGCCTTCAGGTATCCCGAAACGTTGGTCGGGCAAGGTGCGTTCGCATTCATGGTCTTCCAGTGCCACATCGACACGGATGGCCACGTGCGTGACTGCACGGTCGTGGAAGGGGCTCGGCTTCCCGGCATCGAGCAGAACCTCGCGGCGCTTCAGTCGGCGCGATACCGTCCCGCGACCCTCTCGGGGCATCCCATGAGGACTGACTACACCTTCTACGTGCGCTTCATCCCGAGCGGGCTCACGTTGACCCGGCAACAAGAACAGGACTGGGCCCGGCTGCGGGTGCGCCAGAATCCCGATAGCCGTTCGGCATGGCTCAACCTGGCCCGGAAGCTCGCGGAGCAGGCTCCAGGAGATCCGCTCTATCCCCAGGCCGTCGCCCGCACCTGGTTCCTGGCGCCCAGGAATGGGTGGGCGGCCATCGAGTCCGCGTGGCAGTTCGTGCAGTCAGGCCAGTATGCGCCGGCCCTCCGTGCGGTGCGTCCCTTCGTGCGACGCAGCCACAATCCCTATGTGCTGGAGACCGCCGCCGCCGCGCAGTTCGGGCTGAAGCAGTGCACCGCCGCACTGGCCGAACAACAGAAGGCCGTGGAGCTGCTGCCCGCGGAATGGCCCGCGCCCGAGAAGGAACGTTTCCAGGCCAGGCTCCAGGACTACCAGTCCGCCTGCGCCACGTCCCTGGCTGCTCCCTGACGCAATGTGCCCAGGCGGGTGCTTCGGGAACTGCCGCCTCCCGTTGGGCGCGAGCTTGGCACGGGCTCTGGGCCGAGGCCGGATCCTTCGTGCGCAGGAGCGCCGCGCACGGCCGCCGGGCTTCGGCCCGGCTTGGACGCTCAGCGGGCTGCCTCCGAAATCGCGGCCCGCAACTTCTCCGGCGCTCCCGGGTTCACAGGGGAGAAGTAGCGACAAGAGCGGCCACCGGGTCAAGGCCATCAACCTCACGGAGCAGGCCATCGCCGCCGTGCGCGACGGCATCCCGTTGGACACCCCCCATTGAGCGCGCCCCGCACCGCGGTTGCTCGATCCCGCGCGAACAGCTCTTCGAACGGCCTGCTGTCCTCGATGGCGCGGTTCGCGTCGCGCAGTCTTCACGGCGCGCGACAACGCCGTGTCAGCGTTCCCCCAAGCAGGTGAGGAGGAGGCGAGCGCGGGAAAGGAGGCAGCGGCCAGAACGGAGCGGATGAAGCAGAGAACGCCGCGAGTGGACGAGGCCGAATTGCTGAGGAGGACGTTCGACTTCGACGTGTTCGCCTGCGTGAAGTGTGGAGGCCGCAGGAGAGTGCGGGCATACCTGACGGCCCCCGGTGAGGGGCGCGCCATTCTGGAGCACCTGGCATTGCCCTCGCGGCCTGCCGTCTGGCTCGACCGCTTGGGCCGGCATGTGCCCCGAGCCGCAGCACAGCCTCTGCTCCGGCACGGCGCACAGCCCGCGGCCCCCTCCAGCGGCCCTTCTTGGCCCCTCTTCACCAGCCCGCCGCCCTCACCAGGGCTCCTCTCCGTCCTATACTTCCTATACTTTGGATCAACAATGCAGCGTGGCGTTGCTGGTCGTGATCAATGGGCCTCTACGCAAATCGGCTCGTCTGCGTCTTCAAGATGGAAGCACGACTGCCCGCCTGGGCAATCCGCGTCAGAAGAGCAAGGAACTTCACAGCTGTGAACTGCTCTGAAACGTCCTTTGTCTATCTGCCTGTGGACTGTCGTGATGCATTTACGACCCACAGGGCAATCGTCTGATCGCCTGCAAGACCCTTCGTCGAAGACGCCACTCGCATCAAGCAGAAGCGCTGAGCAGAGAAGAAAGACCAGTACAGCGCCTATGGACGCCGCCCTCCGCAGCCATTGCCGGTGGAATGCCATGATGACTCCTTCCAGCACTTCTCAACGGTGTCCTCAGTGTCGTCCCAGCCCGGGCTCCATTTGCCGAACGGGGTACCCCAGCCGTCCTTGGCGGAAGGCGCCGTGATGCCAATAGTCTGACACATATGGATGGCCTCGTGTATGAGCATTTGCGCGAGCTCTTCGGTATTGTCGAACGAATACCCTGGCACGGTCGTGTTTCCGCAGAGCCAACGTGCCAGCCCGAGTTGCGTCCGGTCCGGATTCAGGCCACCACGAATCCCGCCAGTCATGTCGAAGATGCGGGCGGTAGGTGGTGTCGACTCATCCAACCACGGGCAGATATCACACGGAAGAGCACATTTTGTGCAGCTTTGCTGGGAAGAGACTCCTCCGGATTCCTTTTGACATCCCGCCTTTACCTTTGCTCGTGCGAGTGCCTCACTCCAGTTCTTGCATTCGCCTTCAGGCCGGATGAACAGACCGGTCGGATCCGAGTTCCTTACTGGATTGTTCCCCGCATATGAGTACGCAGCCCAAGAACCCGACCTGGCATCAACAGCCATCATCGGCTCCGGCTGCAGGTATCGCCCGATACTCGGGTCATAGTAACGGTTCCAGTTCTCAAAGAGGTCGGTCTCCACGTCATGGTACTGCCCCGGGAATCGCAGGGGCGTCCAGAAGGGGGACGCGCCCGTCTGGACCCGGCGGTACTCATAGCCGGAGATGACGGCGCCCTTCTGCGTCTTCGTGCCCACCCCTCCGCAGCTGCAGTACTCCGCGACGATGGTGCAGAACTTGTAGCCCGTGTTGTTGAGGGCGGCGCGGACGCCGGACGCCCCAGGGGTGAACCAGGATGTCCAGGAGCGTCCCTTGTCCCAGGGCGTCAGCGTCGCCAGGTCCGTACCGGTGGATTCATCGCGTAGGGACACGGTGTCGTTGCGGCCCTGACTGTACTCGTCCGTGCACTGCTCGAAGTCACTCCACAGGTCCAGAGCATCGAAGAGGACGCGCTGCTGGAGAGTGGTGCCCGCGACGGCAGGCTGCTTCATCACGGTGCCGAAGGGGCCGGAGGTTGCGATGGTGTACGGGTGCGGCGTCTCAACGTCCACGCTGACGCGGTTGACGTGGCCGAAGGCGTCGTACTCTCCGGTTCCTGAGACACGGCCCTGCTCGTCCAGCGTGAGGACGGGCTTGCCCAGATAGTCGGTGATGAGGTGGTAGATGCCGCAGGCGGCGGCCTCGCCTCCGCGAGTGCAGTCCGCCGTATTGTCGGGGAGGAGGAGACTACCAGCGTGTCTTGGAACGGCACGGCCTGCGCTGCAGCATGAGCCGTCGGGGCAACTGCTACGACAACGCGGCCATGGAGAGCTGGTTCAGCACGCTCAAGAACGAACTGGGTGAGGCCTTCGAGAGCGCCAACGACGCGAAGGGGAAGCTGTTCGACTACATCGAGGTCTTCTACAACCAGCAACGCATGCACTCGGCAATCGTCTACGCTTCGCCGGCCCAGTTCGAACGGGCAGCGGCATAGTCAACCTGTCCACGAGAGCGGATCACGCCCACCAGAACCTCTCCACGACCCAGCGCTACATGCACCTGAGCCCAGCGGCCAAGTCAGCGGCCATCCGAATGCTGGAGGGCATGAAGCCGGAAGCCCCAAAATAGAAACGGGCTGGAGACCCAGAAGGCCTCCAGCCCGTCACTGAATGGTCGGGGAGACAGGATTTGAACCTGCGACCCCTTGGTCCCGAACCAAGTGCTCTACCAGGCTGAGCCACTCCCCGATATCCGTGCCGCGCCGGGAACTGCCCTCGGGCCGACGAAGCGTGGGCGGATCTATCCGAGCCACTTCCTTGAGTCAACGCCCACTTTCAAACCGCCCTTCCCCACCCCTCCACCCCCTCCCCGGTCCCCCGACTGTTGTCCTACCTACCCTTCAGGACGGGACAATGTTCACCCTCTTCACAAGATCCGGGCCTTCCTGTACTTCCAAGGTGTAGCACGTTGATCCGCCCCTGTTCCCCCACAGAGGACCCTGATGCCTCCAACTGTCCTCATCTCGGATGATGAGCCCCTCGTGGTGTCCGCCCTCGCGCGGGAGGCCAAGCGCTCTGGCCTCGTGTGCGTGTCCGACACCACCTCCGAACATGTGTTGGAGCTGGCTCGCAAGCACCAGCCCGCCGTCATCATCCTGGACATCAACCAGCACCAGGACGGGCGCGATCTGCTCGCGCAGCTCAAGAAGGACCCCGCCACCCGCGACTGCAAGGTCATCATGCTGAGCGGCGTGGAGGACCAGTTCACCCGCCACGTGTGCTTCGAGCTGGGCGCCGACGACTACGAAGTGAAGCCGTGCGACCCCACCTTCATGACCCGCATCGCCCGGCTCGCCACCGCCGCCGCGCGCCCCCCCGCGCCGACCGAAGCCGCCTGAAGCCGCCTGAAGCCTCAGGGCCGCAGCGACTGGATGGCCTGGGCGTAGTCCTTCGCGCCGAACACGTAGCTGCCCGCCACCAGCACCGTCGCCCCCGCGTCCACCACGCGCTTCGCCGTCTGCGCGTTGATGCCGCCGTCCACCTCGATGTCCACGTCCAGCCCCCGCGCGTCCAACATCGCGCGCAGCCGGCGCACCTTGTCCACCGTGGACTCGATGAACGACTGCCCCCCGAACCCCGGGTTCACGCTCATCAAGAGCACCATGTCCACGTCCCCCAGCACCTCCTCAATCGCCACCAGCGGCGTGCCCGGGTTCAACACCACCGACGGCTTCGCCCCCAGGTGACGGATCTGCTGGAGCGTCCGGTGCAGGTGCGGGCTCGCCTCCTGGTGCACCGTCAGCACATCCGCCCCCGCCTTCACGAAGGCCTCCACGTACTTCTCCGGCTCCACGATCATCAGGTGCACGTCCAACGGCTTCGTCGCCACCCGCTTGATGGCCTCCACCACCACCGGCCCCAACGTGATGTTGGGCACGAACCTGCCATCCATGACATCCACGTGAATCAAGTCCGCGCCAGCGGCCTCGACGGCGCGGACCTCTTCGGCCAGACGGCTGAAATCACTGGAGAGCAGCGACGGGGCGATGCGGACGGGGCGTTTCATGGCGGCGCTTCATAGCCGCTTCCCGGAAGCCAGGGTACTCCTGCCCGGCTGGACAGAAGCCTGGCGGACAGAGGTGGACCCAGGGGGTGGTGGGTGGGGCGACCAAGACAGGGCGCGTGCTACAACCCGGTGCGCCCGCGGCCATCCGCCGCATCCCACGGAGCCCGCCCCGGTGCTTCCCCAGTCCGTGCCCGCCTCCCCCAACCTGTCCCGCCGGCTCGCGAAGCTGACCTCCATCCTGGATGTCGCCAAGGCGATGAGCGCCGAGCGGGACCTCGACCTGCTGCTGCCCCTCATCCTCTATGAGGCCACCAAGGTCGTGGAGTCGGACCGCTGCTCGCTCTTCATCCTGGACCGCGAGCGCAACGAGCTGTGGAGCAAGGTGGCCCAGGGCTCCAAGAATGAAATCCGCCTGCCCATGGGCAGCGGCATCGCCGGGCAGGTCGCCCACACCGGCGCCGTCATCAACATCCCGGACGCCTACGCCGACCCCCGCTTCAACAGCAGCTTCGACATCTCCAGCGGCTACCGCACCCACACCATCCTCTGCGTCCCCATGCGCGACGCCAACGGGGACGTGACGGGCGTCATCCAGGCCCTCAACAAGCGCGGCGGGCGCGTCTTCGACGCCGAGGACGAGGAGCTGCTGCTCGCCCTGGGCGCCCAGGCCGCGGGCGCCATCGAGAACGCCCTCCTCCACGAGGAGATCAACCGCCTCTTCGAGGGTTTTGTCTCCGCGTCCGTCGTCGCCATCGAGGCGCGAGACCCCACCACCGCGGGGCACTCCGGCCGCGTCGCGGACCTCACCGTGTCCCTGGCCCAGGCGCTGGAGCACCACACCATCGGCCCCTATGCGCTGACGCGCTTCTCCGCCGTGGAGATCCAGGAGCTGCGGTACGCGTCGCTGCTGCACGACTTCGGCAAGGTGGGCGTGCGCGAGAACGTGCTCGTCAAGGCGGAGAAGCTCTACCCGTATGAGCTGGAGACGCTGCGCGCCCGCTTCCAGCTGGCCCGCAAGGACCTTCAGCTGCGCAGCTCCCGCCGCAGGCTCGCGTCCGTGGAGGCGCGCGGCGTGGCCGCCCTGCCCGCCATCCACCAGGAGGAGGACGCGCGGCTCGCCCAGGAGCTGGCGCAGCTGGATGAGGTGATGGCCTTCCTGCTCACCTGCAACAGGCCCACGGTGCTCGCGCAGGGCAACTTCGAGCGGCTGCTGGAGCTGGGCAAGCTCACGTACACCGACGCGCACGACCAGGGGCAGCCCCTGCTGCTGCCCCATGAAATCCAATCCCTCTCCATCACCCGCGGCACCCTCTCCCCGGAGGAGCGCCGCGAAATCGAGAGCCACGTCGAGCACACCTACCGCTTCCTGTCCCAGATTCCCTGGACGCGCGCCCTGCGCCGCGTGCCGGAGATCGCCTACGCGCACCATGAGAAGCTGGACGGCACGGGCTACCCGCGCGCCATCCCGGAGATTCCGGTGCAGTCGCGGATGATGTCCATCTGCGACATCTACGACGCGCTCACCGCGAGCGACCGGCCCTACAAGAAGGCCGTGCCGCACGGGCTGGCGTTGGACATCCTCAACAAGGAAGTGGGGGCCGGCCAGCTGGACCGGGACCTGTTCGCCATCTTCGTCGAGGCGGAGATTCCCCGCCGGGCCCTCAAGAAGGGCCCGGCGTAGGCACGTCACATCACATCAGGCGCTGATGGTGTGCAGCCGGAGGCTGTTGATCTTCCCGGGCTGGCCCACCGGCGCGCCGAACACCACCACGATGCGGTCGCCCCTGCGAGCCAGGCCCCGCGACACCAGCTCCTCCTCCACGCGGCGGAGCATGGTCTCCGTCTCCTGGATGGGCTCCAGCACGCGCGGCACCACGCCCCAGAGCAGCGACAGGCGGCGGCGCACCTCCTGGTTCGGGCTGAACGCGACGATGGGCACCGTGGGCCGGTAGTGCGCGAGCAGCCGCGCCGTCACGCCCGACAGCGTGAAGGCCGCGATGAGCGTGGCGCCGCTGGCCTTCGCCGCCTCGCACGCGACGCGCGCGATGACGTCCGGGAAGTGCAGCGGCAGGCCCAGGGGCGCGTCGATGACGCGCGGCAGGTACTGGGCGCGGGCGGAGGACTCGGCCGCCAGGATGATGCGCTCCATCATCTGCACGGAGTCCAGGGGGAACTTCCCGCTCGCCGTCTCACCCGACAGCATCAGCGCGTCCGCGCCGTCGTAGACGGCGTTGGCCACGTCGCTGGCCTCCGCGCGCGTGGGGCGCGGGTTGTCGATCATGGAGTTGAGCATCTGCGTGGCCACGATGACCGGCAGGCCGCGCAGGTTGGAGCGCCGGATGATGTCCTTCTGGACGGCCGGCACTTCCTCCGGGGGGATCTCCACGCCCAGGTCGCCGCGGGCCACCATCACGCCGTCCGTCTTGTCGAGGATGGCGTCCAGCCGCGCGATGGCCTCCGGCTTCTCCAGCTTGGAGATGATGGGCACCGTGCGGCCCACCTCCGCCATGGCCTGGCGCGCGGAGTCCAGGTCCGACGGCTGGCGCACGAAGGACAGCGCGATGTAGTCCACGCCCGCCTTGAGGCCGAAGATGAGGTCCTCGCGGTCCTTCGGAGTGAGCGCGTCCGCGCGCACCGCCACGCCGGGCAGGTTGATGCCCTTGTTGTTCTTCAGCGTGCCGCCGTGGATGACCTCCGTCTTGATGAGCTGCTTCTTGTCCGTCTCCACGACGCGCAGTTCCAGCAAGCCGTCGTCCAGCAGGATGCGGTCGCCCGGGTTCACGTCCGCCGCCAGGTGCGGGTACGTGGTTGAGACGATCTCGTCCGTGCCCTTCACCGTCTCGTCGGTGGTGATGTGGAAGGTGCCGCCCGGCTTCAGCTCCGTGCTGCCGGTGATGAAGCGGCCCGTGCGAATCTTGGGACCCTGCAGGTCGCCCAGGATGCCCACCGCCTTGCGCACCTTCAGCGAGGCCGCGCGCAGCATGTCGATGTTCGCCTGATGCTGCTCGTGGCTGCCGTGGGAGAAGTTGAGCCGGGCCACATCCATGCCGGCCTCCAGCAGCGCTTCCAACATCTCCGGGGTCTGACTGGCGGGGCCGAGGGTGCAGACAATCTTTGCTCGTCGCATAGGAGCGCGAACATCCGGCTCCACCGCGTTTCGGTCAAGCAGTCCCAAGAGGAGGCCGAGCAGGTAAACCAGTAAATGTCCAGGCGGCTCGGCGGACGATCAACCGCGCAACAGCGCGCCCAGATTCTCGCGCTCCCAACGCAGCGCGGCGGCGTAATGCGGGTACGTGCGCTCGCGCTCACGGAAGGCGCGCGGGTGATGCACGCGGCGGCCGGTGCGGTTGCTGCTGGGGAACAGTTGATGAAGCATCTCGTGGAAGACGATGAACTCCACGAAGAAGGCGGGCACGTCCGGCTTGTCCAGCGCGGGGTGGATGCGGATCTCCCGCGTCTGATGGTCGTAGACGCCCAGGCGGATGGACTTGCGGCGGCGGCGAGGGGGCATGCGGCCCCAGCCGATGCGCGCCTGGATGGCGTTCTGGAAGTGCGCTTCGTTGACGCCGTTGAAGAGCGCGCGCAGGTCGAAGCAGCGGCCGAGCGGATTCAGCTCCGCGTCGGATTCGCGGCGGAGCTGGCGGATGAGCGGCTGCTGGCCTCGGATGTATTCGTCCAGCAGGCCGCCCGCGGCGCGGTGGCCCCGGCCGGCGTAGTCCGCCACCGCGCGCACCACCTGCTCCGGCGCATCCAGGAACATGTGGTGCAACCGCAGCTGGAGCACCTGCGAGCCCCGGCGGAAGGACACCATGGTGGAGCGGTTGTCCGTCACGGCCAGGCGCACGGGCATGCCCAGGTTCGCGCTCAGGCGCCACGCGAGCGACTCCGCGCGCGACCACAGCTCCTCGCGCGACGCGGTGAGGACGCGCGGCGCCTCCTCTGGAACGCGGTTGCGCGGCGGCAGGGGCGCGGGCCCTTCCGGCACGCGCTGCGCGGGAACGGAGGCGCGTTCCGCGGACGAGCCACGCGGGAACAGGGACATCTGGCGGAAGGCTTCGGGCGTCACGCGGGGGGCATCGTACCCGGCACTTCTCCGGACTCAAGGCCAGGGGCTGGACGCCCGTCCGCCCGGCGACCACGCCCACACGCAGCGCGTGACAAGCGGGGTTGATTCCCTCCCACCCCTTCCGACTTCAGGGCAGGGCCGGGTCGCCCCCGTGACGCGACTTGAGCAGCCGCTCCAGCCGCTCCGGCTCCATGCGCACCACGAAGGTCTTCTCCCGCGCGTACGTCACCTGCCCGGGAGCGGCGCCCTTCAGCTTGCGCACGAACTTCACCGGCATGTAGCTGACCTCTCCGCGCGGCTCGCCCTTCGCCCCCGAGTGGTGCAGCGCGAGGTGCGCCGCGTCCAGCAGTACCTCCTGCGCCACCTCCGCGTGCTTCTCCACCGGCACCACCACGTGGCTGCCTGGCAGCCCCCGGGCGTGCAGCCACAGGTGCCAGGGACGCGCCACCTTGAAGGTGAGCGCGTCGTTGTCCTCCGCGCCCCGCCCCACCCAGATGCGCGAGCCGCCGTGGCCCACGTACTCCTTGAAGGGGAGGCCCTCCTTCGGGCCCTCCTCTCCCTGCGTCACCTGGAGCACCTCCGCCTGCGCGAGCAGCGCGGCGTCATCCATCGCTTCAATCTGCTGGAGCGACAGCTGCGCGTGCGCGACCTCGCGCCCGAGCGTCGCCTCGCGGTGGCGGGCCGCCTCCACGCCGCGCAGCAGGCGCCGGTACTGGTGGAAGTGCCAGTCCGCCTCCTCCTTCGGGGTGCGCTTCGGGTCCAGCTTCACCTGGACCTCCTCCACGCCCTGCTCCGTATAGGCGGTGAGCGTCACCTGCGAGGCGCCGCGCTTGAGCCGGTGCAGGTTCTGCGCGAGCAGCTCGCCCACCTCGCGGTGCTTCTCCGCCTCCGGGCCTCGCTGGGCCTCCGCGCGCACCTTCTCCAGCGTGCGGGAGGAGCGCTTCAGCCGCGCCCGGTACGGCTGCGCGAGCCTGCGGCGGATGGCATCCGCGCGGCTGGTGCGGTCCTTCTGCCCGAGCACCCGTTCGGCGGCTTGCAGGTTCGGGAGCGGGTCCGCGT
It includes:
- a CDS encoding energy transducer TonB; its protein translation is MRWRWLFMSLVLGVTGCAHPGIPTLPASHGHLMSVMEDFQSKRGLPSTGLWDLSMGDEAPPGPPPKLDPAQAPRVFEEAVKTLRGTPGEDAVLRAFQDVSAACAAELAEACTFASGALTRPEPISPAAFRYPETLVGQGAFAFMVFQCHIDTDGHVRDCTVVEGARLPGIEQNLAALQSARYRPATLSGHPMRTDYTFYVRFIPSGLTLTRQQEQDWARLRVRQNPDSRSAWLNLARKLAEQAPGDPLYPQAVARTWFLAPRNGWAAIESAWQFVQSGQYAPALRAVRPFVRRSHNPYVLETAAAAQFGLKQCTAALAEQQKAVELLPAEWPAPEKERFQARLQDYQSACATSLAAP
- a CDS encoding sigma-54-dependent transcriptional regulator codes for the protein MSTSLLLVDDDRTFSSLAASMLSQEGFRVRVARSLHETRVALAAEAPDLVLLDRRLPDGDGLDFLPELRAQLPATIVLMVTAHGDIESAVEAIRAGARDYLSKPVEIDDLVMRARRAASDLQLQERLRQAESVLEGRHRMAEPRSPAMQRTLVMLERIATTPRSPVLLLGETGTGKAVLARHLHALRQKQGAFVQINCAALPDTMMESELFGHERGAFTDAKTARRGLVELANDGLLFLDEVGELPLALQAKLLTFLDKGAFRRLGGMTELTSTARIVAATNKDLEAEVAAGRFREDLLFRLSVFRVDVPPLRERREDVLPLARTLVQELSSELGRRPVPFSPAAEERLLSYPFPGNVRELRNVLERALVLEGGPTLELQALAKGGGAQAPIDPNAFFVSGPPRPLDEVERLYVRHVLEQLGGRRVEAARALGLSYPTFLRRMEESPPSE
- a CDS encoding SulP family inorganic anion transporter; this encodes MTSDVKAAEAKPSLKAILASDLPASLVVFLVALPLCMGIALASGAPIMAGLIAGVVGGLVVGFLGGVPLLVSGPAAGLAVMVFGFIQQLGFAVTCAAVAAAGLVQVALGGLKVARSALAISPAVIHGMLAGIGILIVLGQVHIVLGGSPQSNAWNNLRELPGQILNLHGAATLLGLLTLGVLIAWGFLPNGRLKKVPGPLVAVVGGTVVAAVMNADVARVQLAADALAAIKLPSLPEGSMWGAFFVAVFSLALVASAESLLSAVATDKLHTGPRANLDRELLAQGVANTVSGLLGGLPITGVIVRSAANINAGAKTRWSAVLHAVWMLAFITLLGRLAAYVPLTVLAGLLVHVGMKLVNLAHIRELRHRGELPVYLITVFGVVGINLLAGIGLGLGAAILRLLWQLGQVRVEIRAANGIHQVCISGALTFVGVPKLSTALAKVPAGSRVEVDVAVNTLDHSGFEALESWADTYRKTGGTVTMEPLEDVWTRRSARAGPAPGSAAPTPSSPVHHVSTLSPGGVQ
- a CDS encoding RHS repeat-associated core domain-containing protein, which encodes MDVETPHPYTIATSGPFGTVMKQPAVAGTTLQQRVLFDALDLWSDFEQCTDEYSQGRNDTVSLRDESTGTDLATLTPWDKGRSWTSWFTPGASGVRAALNNTGYKFCTIVAEYCSCGGVGTKTQKGAVISGYEYRRVQTGASPFWTPLRFPGQYHDVETDLFENWNRYYDPSIGRYLQPEPMMAVDARSGSWAAYSYAGNNPVRNSDPTGLFIRPEGECKNWSEALARAKVKAGCQKESGGVSSQQSCTKCALPCDICPWLDESTPPTARIFDMTGGIRGGLNPDRTQLGLARWLCGNTTVPGYSFDNTEELAQMLIHEAIHMCQTIGITAPSAKDGWGTPFGKWSPGWDDTEDTVEKCWKESSWHSTGNGCGGRRP
- a CDS encoding carbonic anhydrase, encoding MKKLIRGLLDFQRHTLPSYRATFARLAKGQSPDCLFISCSDSRVVPNLLVSTDPGDLFTVRNVGNLVPSATPGGQPSADRGEAAAIEFSLGFLPIEDVVVCGHSGCGAMKAILAGGAVDGAPNLEKWLAHGAPSLKKLRENNSQVGEGLPDADRLSQLNVLEQLEHLKTYPIVRDRLAAGTLRLHGWWFDIGAAQVHAYRADLGRFVPIDETEGDRLLMTLSDEQSALRAVQ